Proteins from a single region of Bacteroidota bacterium:
- a CDS encoding 2-oxo acid dehydrogenase subunit E2, translated as MKEVELILPKMGESIAEATITKWLKNEGDSISNDEAVVEIATDKVDSEVPSTVSGILVKKLFAEGQVAPVGAPIAIIGIESDAGEVSTKPANEPPASKQIESVSVDKAIHDIEKGFNTAQSTAGSASVSNSEGSRFYSPLVLNIARTEGISMETLEKITGTGSNGRVTKRDILAFIDNGGKTQSASIPANAISKVVPTSEPGTIARSIQGPKITLMEGDEIIEMDRMRKLIAEHMVMSKAVSPHVTSFVEADVTNLVIWRNKIKNAFEKKEGEKITFTPIFIEAIVKSIKDMPMINISLDGDKIIKRKAINIGMATALPSGNLIVPVIKNAGNLNLTGLTKSVNNLATRARDNKLQPDDISGGTFTITNVGTFGNVMGTPIINQPQVAILATGAIRKKPAVIETPQGDMIGIRHMMYLSLSYDHRVVDGALGGAFVRRVADYLEKFDLNREA; from the coding sequence GTGAAAGAAGTAGAATTAATCCTCCCAAAAATGGGCGAAAGTATTGCCGAAGCAACTATCACTAAATGGCTCAAGAATGAAGGTGATAGTATCTCCAATGACGAAGCTGTCGTTGAAATAGCTACCGACAAAGTGGATTCAGAAGTACCCTCTACTGTGTCCGGCATTTTAGTTAAAAAACTATTTGCCGAAGGTCAGGTTGCGCCTGTTGGCGCCCCTATTGCCATCATTGGCATTGAATCAGACGCGGGAGAAGTTTCTACCAAACCTGCCAATGAACCACCTGCTTCCAAACAAATTGAATCGGTTTCTGTTGACAAAGCCATCCATGATATCGAAAAAGGGTTTAACACTGCCCAATCCACTGCCGGTTCAGCATCTGTATCAAACTCGGAAGGAAGCCGATTTTACTCCCCTCTTGTTTTGAATATTGCTCGTACTGAAGGTATTTCTATGGAAACCTTAGAAAAAATAACGGGCACAGGCTCCAATGGCAGAGTAACCAAAAGAGATATTTTGGCATTTATTGATAATGGAGGCAAGACACAGTCCGCATCAATACCCGCTAATGCAATATCCAAAGTTGTTCCGACTTCTGAGCCCGGTACGATAGCCAGAAGTATTCAAGGTCCAAAAATTACTCTGATGGAGGGCGATGAGATAATAGAAATGGACAGAATGCGAAAACTCATTGCAGAACACATGGTGATGAGTAAGGCTGTTTCGCCACACGTTACCTCTTTTGTTGAAGCAGATGTTACAAATCTTGTAATATGGAGAAATAAAATTAAGAATGCTTTTGAAAAGAAAGAAGGCGAAAAAATAACATTTACACCCATTTTTATTGAAGCGATTGTCAAATCAATCAAAGATATGCCAATGATTAATATCAGTCTTGATGGAGATAAAATCATCAAGCGTAAGGCAATTAATATAGGAATGGCAACAGCCTTGCCAAGTGGCAATCTGATTGTACCCGTCATCAAGAATGCGGGCAATCTAAATTTGACCGGACTAACAAAAAGTGTCAATAACTTGGCAACAAGAGCCAGAGACAACAAATTACAACCGGATGATATATCAGGCGGCACTTTTACCATCACCAACGTAGGCACTTTTGGCAATGTAATGGGTACACCCATTATCAACCAACCTCAGGTTGCTATTTTGGCAACGGGTGCAATCAGAAAAAAACCGGCAGTCATAGAAACTCCCCAGGGGGATATGATTGGAATCAGACACATGATGTACTTGTCTTTATCCTATGACCACAGAGTAGTGGACGGTGCCTTAGGCGGTGCTTTTGTAAGAAGGGTTGCCGATTATCTAGAGAAATTCGATCTGAATAGAGAAGCTTGA
- a CDS encoding helix-turn-helix domain containing protein, with amino-acid sequence MTTDALNTPSERLRTICETYYGGNKSKMGSALEISYQNINNYIEKGKKPSFEVIQKVYETFRDRINPAWLILGEGDMFNVGITNPHAPVTSSTSQNGSSSSQISSNKIVDYQSLIIELQQKVIKQLER; translated from the coding sequence ATGACAACTGACGCGTTAAACACACCGAGTGAAAGATTAAGAACTATTTGTGAAACCTATTATGGTGGTAACAAATCTAAAATGGGCAGTGCTTTGGAAATTAGCTACCAAAACATTAACAATTACATCGAAAAAGGCAAAAAACCTTCTTTTGAAGTGATACAAAAAGTTTATGAGACTTTTAGAGACAGAATCAATCCCGCATGGCTAATCTTAGGCGAAGGTGACATGTTCAATGTAGGCATCACAAATCCTCATGCTCCTGTTACTTCTTCTACATCTCAAAATGGCTCAAGTTCTTCACAAATCTCCTCAAACAAAATTGTTGATTATCAATCATTAATTATTGAATTACAACAAAAAGTAATTAAACAACTTGAAAGATAA
- a CDS encoding GlmU family protein, with product MALNITLFDDAGREDLFPLALSRSCADFRWGILTIKEKWGHELGTSVHLKTENYLQPLYGNYSNTLFVNSRLLPNQEVIESIANLQDGDALYTDGDILLALKGNSELRKIKFKGNVVMLNQLWEIFQFNHREIEADFRRVTNGRQSQKISNTNRIIGSNLVFLEEGARAECAIFNTEEGPIYLAKDSEVMEGAMIRGPFALGEHSQIKMGARIYSGSSFGPHCKVGGEVSNSVIFGYSNKGHEGFLGNSVLGEWCNLGADTNNSNLKNNYEQVRLWNYRKKSFVKTGLQFCGLIMGDHSKSGINTMFNTGTLVGFSSNIFGSGFPRNYIPSFTWGGASGMDTYALPKALQTAERVMARRGVQLQEIHKEIFGFILEYDMQ from the coding sequence ATGGCTTTGAATATCACACTTTTTGATGATGCGGGTAGGGAGGATTTGTTTCCGCTTGCTTTGAGTCGGAGTTGTGCCGATTTTCGATGGGGAATATTGACTATCAAAGAAAAATGGGGGCATGAACTTGGAACAAGTGTACATTTAAAAACTGAAAATTATTTACAACCTTTATACGGTAATTATTCCAACACACTGTTTGTGAACAGCAGGTTGTTGCCAAACCAAGAAGTCATAGAATCAATTGCTAATCTGCAGGATGGAGATGCATTATATACTGACGGGGATATACTTCTTGCTCTTAAAGGCAATAGTGAGTTGAGAAAAATTAAATTTAAAGGTAATGTAGTGATGCTTAATCAACTTTGGGAAATTTTTCAATTTAACCATAGAGAAATAGAAGCAGATTTCCGAAGAGTAACCAATGGCAGGCAGTCGCAAAAAATCTCCAACACTAATAGAATCATTGGTTCAAACCTTGTTTTTCTTGAGGAAGGAGCAAGAGCAGAATGTGCCATTTTTAATACGGAGGAAGGTCCTATTTATTTAGCCAAAGATTCTGAAGTGATGGAAGGGGCAATGATTCGGGGTCCTTTTGCATTAGGCGAACACAGTCAAATCAAAATGGGAGCAAGGATTTATAGTGGTTCATCCTTTGGACCGCATTGCAAGGTTGGGGGTGAGGTCAGCAATAGTGTAATCTTTGGGTATTCAAATAAAGGTCATGAAGGATTTTTGGGAAATTCAGTGTTGGGAGAGTGGTGTAATCTTGGTGCAGATACAAATAATTCCAATCTCAAAAATAACTATGAACAAGTTAGGTTGTGGAATTATAGAAAGAAAAGTTTTGTGAAAACCGGTTTGCAATTTTGCGGACTCATTATGGGAGATCATAGCAAATCAGGAATAAATACAATGTTCAATACCGGAACTTTAGTTGGATTTTCCTCCAATATATTTGGTTCCGGTTTTCCCCGAAATTATATCCCATCGTTTACTTGGGGAGGTGCAAGCGGTATGGATACTTATGCCCTGCCCAAAGCACTGCAAACTGCTGAACGTGTGATGGCAAGAAGAGGAGTTCAGTTACAAGAAATACACAAAGAAATCTTTGGTTTTATCTTGGAATACGATATGCAGTAA
- the gmd gene encoding GDP-mannose 4,6-dehydratase, producing MKKALITGITGQDGAYLAEFLLKKGYEVHGIKRRSSLFNTDRIDHLYEDPHSPNAALKLHYGDMTDSTNLISIVQNVQPDEIYNLAAQSHVKVSFESPEYTANSDALGTLRLLEAIRILGLTEKTKIYQASTSELYGKVQAIPQTETTPFYPRSPYAVAKMYAYWITVNYREAYNMYACNGILFNHESPVRGETFVTRKITRAAARIALGLQDQCYLGNLNSKRDWGHAKDYVEAMYLILQQIKPEDYVIATGQTTEIRDFARLAFGYLGIDLDFVGKDADEKGIIAGINVERAVALGLNTKFLSKGKVVIAVDPKYFRPTEVDLLIGDASKARQKLGWTPKHSLKELVDDMMQSDLNLMKKDEYLKDGGYGYKNYFE from the coding sequence ATGAAGAAAGCCCTCATTACAGGAATCACAGGACAAGATGGAGCATATTTAGCAGAATTTTTGCTCAAAAAGGGATATGAAGTACATGGTATAAAGAGAAGAAGTTCTCTTTTTAATACCGACCGAATTGACCATTTATATGAAGACCCGCACTCGCCCAATGCTGCCTTGAAACTTCATTATGGAGACATGACCGACAGCACTAATCTGATTAGTATTGTTCAAAATGTACAACCCGATGAAATCTATAATTTGGCTGCACAAAGCCATGTTAAAGTAAGTTTTGAAAGCCCTGAATATACTGCCAACTCTGACGCATTGGGAACTCTGAGGTTGTTGGAGGCAATCCGGATTTTAGGATTGACCGAAAAAACAAAAATTTACCAAGCATCTACTTCTGAGTTATATGGGAAAGTGCAAGCTATTCCTCAAACAGAGACCACGCCTTTCTATCCGCGCTCACCCTATGCAGTTGCAAAAATGTACGCGTATTGGATAACGGTCAATTATCGCGAAGCATATAATATGTATGCATGTAACGGAATTCTATTTAATCATGAGTCACCGGTCAGAGGTGAAACTTTTGTTACCAGAAAAATTACTAGAGCTGCAGCCAGAATAGCGCTGGGACTTCAAGATCAATGCTATTTGGGGAATCTGAATTCCAAAAGAGACTGGGGACACGCTAAGGATTATGTCGAAGCAATGTATTTGATTCTGCAACAGATTAAGCCCGAAGACTATGTGATTGCTACAGGGCAAACTACCGAAATCAGAGATTTTGCCAGACTTGCATTTGGTTATTTAGGGATTGACTTGGATTTTGTTGGTAAAGATGCTGATGAAAAAGGGATTATTGCCGGAATCAATGTTGAACGCGCGGTAGCATTGGGCTTAAACACTAAATTTTTGTCCAAAGGTAAAGTGGTCATTGCAGTAGATCCTAAATATTTCCGTCCGACCGAAGTTGACTTATTGATTGGAGATGCTTCAAAAGCACGACAAAAATTAGGATGGACACCTAAACACAGTTTGAAAGAACTCGTGGATGATATGATGCAAAGCGATCTAAACTTAATGAAAAAAGATGAATACCTCAAGGATGGAGGGTATGGTTACAAAAATTATTTTGAATAA
- a CDS encoding 3-hydroxyacyl-CoA dehydrogenase NAD-binding domain-containing protein: protein MEIEKILIAGSGVMGAGIAQVCAMSGFETMLYDIKDEFLQKAESTIKKNLSKAVELGKLTQHQESMALSKLSFTSDFNKLKADLIIEAIPERLDIKQEFFKKVAAQNPHETILATNTSSIPVTQIANGIERPQRVIGIHFFNPAYIMKLVEIIEGECTSKEVVQACFTFIGLLGKTGVKAKDAPGFIVNRVARHYYVESLKIVEEGVADFQAVDKLLEASGFKMGTFRLMDLIGVETNYAVTESLFGLFNYENRFRPGRLQKQKVLAGFHGRKTKKGFYEY from the coding sequence ATGGAAATAGAAAAAATATTGATTGCAGGTTCCGGTGTTATGGGAGCGGGTATAGCACAAGTTTGTGCCATGTCCGGATTTGAAACCATGTTGTATGATATTAAAGACGAGTTTTTACAAAAAGCAGAAAGTACAATCAAAAAGAATTTAAGCAAAGCTGTGGAATTGGGAAAATTAACGCAACATCAAGAATCTATGGCATTATCTAAACTTTCTTTTACTTCAGATTTTAACAAACTTAAAGCCGATTTGATTATAGAAGCGATTCCCGAAAGGCTTGATATCAAACAAGAATTCTTCAAAAAAGTAGCAGCCCAAAATCCGCATGAAACTATCCTTGCAACCAATACTTCCTCTATTCCCGTCACACAAATTGCGAACGGAATTGAACGCCCTCAAAGAGTGATTGGCATTCATTTTTTCAATCCTGCATATATCATGAAATTAGTTGAAATCATTGAGGGCGAATGTACATCCAAAGAAGTAGTTCAGGCTTGCTTTACATTTATTGGTCTATTAGGCAAAACAGGTGTAAAGGCAAAAGATGCTCCCGGGTTTATAGTCAACAGAGTAGCGAGACATTATTATGTTGAAAGCTTAAAAATAGTAGAAGAAGGTGTTGCTGATTTTCAAGCTGTTGATAAACTGCTGGAAGCTTCCGGCTTTAAGATGGGAACTTTTCGATTGATGGACTTAATCGGTGTTGAGACCAATTATGCTGTGACGGAAAGTTTATTTGGTTTATTTAACTACGAAAACCGTTTCAGACCTGGAAGATTACAAAAACAGAAGGTCTTAGCAGGATTTCATGGAAGAAAAACAAAAAAAGGATTCTATGAATATTAA
- a CDS encoding OmpA family protein produces the protein MKKILLTLFTPLALIIGLSTQSYGQNADNKLGIEINGGFMEYQGDHGNSLFFSKKPNYMGAGGSISHYLSPSFDVMLFGGSGDLGYYKSVPYVDPPFDNAGFRARLFNVSTGLRYKFNNDIILSSESKIFPYLVGGVGFQYIHSRILNQTRNNLTEFSGVLTGGGGLQFNINEKVGIRLQTVFNYTYNDIWDGYPFTDGIHKRRKLYDSYMYHSVGVVFNLPYDFLNYEKGPKKLKDSDNDGVPNKFDKCPKTPIGWIVDSVGCPLDSDGDGIFDHADSCRYTKGIPQFDGCPDTDGDGIPDKKDRCPEVAGLAEFQGCPDTDKDGIPDIDDRCPNEAGTAALKGCPDRDGDGVPDIDDKCPDVKGPIEWEGCPDSDGDGIPDHLDRCPSVPGIAANKGCPEIKKQDIQKIALAAKGINFETGKTIITKDSYKNLDILVEMLTLYKEAFVDIEGHTDNVGKSEANKKLSQGRADAVKAYLVSKGIDESRLTAIGYGDEKPVADNKTAAGKAKNRRVDFNIKY, from the coding sequence ATGAAGAAAATATTACTAACCTTATTTACACCACTTGCATTGATTATTGGCTTAAGCACCCAATCCTACGGACAAAATGCAGACAACAAACTCGGTATTGAAATTAACGGAGGTTTTATGGAATACCAAGGAGACCACGGAAATTCATTATTTTTCTCGAAAAAACCAAACTATATGGGGGCGGGAGGCAGTATCAGTCATTATCTTTCTCCATCCTTTGACGTCATGCTATTTGGCGGGTCCGGTGATTTAGGTTATTACAAAAGTGTACCTTATGTAGATCCACCCTTTGACAATGCAGGCTTTAGAGCCAGACTATTTAATGTATCAACCGGATTAAGATACAAATTCAACAACGATATCATACTTTCTTCAGAATCAAAAATATTCCCCTACTTAGTTGGAGGCGTGGGATTTCAATATATACATTCTCGCATTTTGAATCAAACCAGAAACAATTTGACTGAATTTTCCGGTGTTTTGACCGGAGGCGGTGGACTCCAATTCAATATCAACGAAAAAGTTGGCATTAGATTACAAACCGTTTTCAATTACACATATAATGACATTTGGGACGGATACCCATTTACAGATGGCATACACAAAAGAAGAAAGCTCTATGACTCCTATATGTATCATTCTGTGGGTGTAGTATTCAACCTACCTTATGACTTTTTAAACTATGAAAAAGGTCCTAAAAAACTCAAAGACAGTGATAATGACGGAGTACCTAACAAATTTGACAAATGCCCAAAAACCCCTATTGGCTGGATTGTTGACAGCGTAGGCTGCCCTCTTGACTCTGATGGTGATGGAATTTTTGACCATGCTGACTCTTGTCGCTATACCAAAGGTATTCCGCAATTCGATGGATGCCCTGATACAGACGGAGATGGCATTCCCGACAAAAAAGACCGTTGCCCTGAGGTTGCCGGCTTAGCTGAATTCCAAGGATGTCCTGATACGGACAAAGATGGCATTCCTGATATTGACGACCGTTGTCCGAATGAAGCTGGTACTGCCGCACTCAAAGGTTGTCCCGACAGAGACGGAGATGGCGTTCCTGATATTGACGATAAATGTCCTGATGTAAAAGGACCTATTGAATGGGAAGGTTGTCCTGATTCTGACGGAGATGGAATTCCTGACCATTTAGACAGATGTCCTAGCGTACCCGGTATTGCTGCCAACAAAGGATGTCCTGAAATCAAAAAACAAGATATTCAGAAAATTGCATTAGCAGCTAAAGGAATTAATTTCGAGACCGGAAAAACTATTATTACAAAAGATTCTTATAAGAACTTGGACATTTTGGTTGAAATGCTCACTCTATACAAAGAAGCATTTGTTGACATTGAGGGTCATACTGATAATGTGGGCAAATCAGAAGCAAACAAGAAACTATCCCAAGGAAGAGCAGATGCCGTTAAAGCATATTTAGTGAGCAAAGGAATTGATGAAAGCAGACTAACCGCTATTGGATATGGCGATGAAAAACCCGTTGCAGACAACAAAACTGCAGCAGGAAAAGCCAAAAACAGAAGAGTTGATTTTAATATCAAGTACTAA
- a CDS encoding S46 family peptidase: MKKIALLIGCIISTILFSSNKQEEGMFPLSDLSKIDFKKAGFNIQQEDIFNPNGISLTNALVRLGGCTGSFISEDGLIITNHHCAFGAVSRVSTVENNYLEKGFLAKSRNDEIPVGIECKITRSYEDVSSIILKGITDETGGKEREKIITQNTKKLIEEESKRHPDLKIEVSEMFIGITYVLFRYEILTDTRLVYVPPRQVGEFGGESDNWEWPRHTGDFSILRAYSNKDNKAADYSESNVPYKPTKFLKVNPNGVQEEDLVFILGYPGKTFRHQPAKFIEYQEDHLLPFIADWFGFKIKTMMEVSINKGDEARYLNLASTIKSLANVKKNYEGKIQGLKRTNLLQSKRDGDIMMKQWAIKNKMGNSFEQVIDKIDSLYSIKNQMFEQEFIFNFLNNDVAYVQTALTIIRYQNQPKKDLQDFWTNKKDVMSNLLNKRFTLQNQDIEFAFFKELVFKLEKENITTAAYRKAKNKEEWLKNLYVHFQKDRDKWLRTLSTKPEKFEKINSPMISFLQELLPYMDKIKAKKDFIDAQLNVWIPIYTELKYQTQPSNFIPDANSTLRLTYGYIRRYTPNDGEIDYPFTSAEGIQQKYNSGNPDYYLPDNLRTFFDQRQYPEILVDKKSGKPVVCMLYNLDTTGGNSGSPILDKDGNLVGVNFDRTYTATINDYAWNENYSRSVGVDIRYVIYIMKYLSGADHILQEMGVNI; the protein is encoded by the coding sequence ATGAAGAAGATTGCACTTTTAATTGGATGCATAATAAGCACAATACTTTTCAGCTCAAACAAACAGGAAGAAGGGATGTTCCCTTTGAGTGATTTGAGTAAAATAGATTTCAAAAAAGCCGGATTCAATATACAACAAGAAGATATATTCAACCCTAATGGCATTAGCTTAACCAATGCCTTAGTCCGTCTTGGCGGATGTACCGGTTCTTTTATTTCCGAAGATGGTTTGATTATTACTAACCACCATTGTGCATTTGGCGCTGTCAGCAGAGTATCAACAGTTGAAAATAATTACCTTGAAAAGGGTTTTTTGGCAAAATCAAGAAACGATGAAATACCCGTTGGGATTGAATGTAAAATAACCCGTTCCTACGAAGACGTATCAAGTATTATACTGAAAGGTATTACAGATGAAACCGGGGGTAAAGAACGCGAAAAGATAATCACTCAAAATACAAAAAAGCTAATTGAAGAAGAGTCCAAAAGGCATCCTGACTTAAAAATTGAGGTTTCAGAAATGTTTATTGGTATAACTTACGTACTCTTTCGCTATGAAATTCTGACAGATACCAGACTTGTGTATGTTCCGCCCCGCCAAGTCGGAGAGTTTGGAGGCGAATCAGACAATTGGGAATGGCCAAGGCATACCGGTGATTTTTCTATTTTAAGAGCTTATTCAAACAAAGACAATAAAGCAGCCGATTACAGCGAATCCAATGTTCCCTACAAACCGACTAAATTTCTTAAAGTTAATCCCAATGGCGTACAAGAAGAAGATTTAGTTTTTATACTCGGATATCCCGGCAAAACATTTAGGCATCAACCTGCCAAGTTTATTGAATATCAAGAAGACCATTTATTACCTTTTATTGCTGATTGGTTCGGTTTCAAAATTAAAACCATGATGGAAGTAAGCATAAACAAAGGTGATGAAGCACGCTACCTCAATCTCGCCTCCACCATCAAAAGCTTAGCCAATGTCAAGAAAAACTATGAAGGAAAAATTCAAGGTTTAAAACGCACGAATCTTCTTCAATCCAAAAGAGATGGAGATATTATGATGAAACAATGGGCAATAAAAAATAAAATGGGCAACAGTTTCGAACAAGTCATTGACAAGATTGATAGCTTATACTCAATTAAAAATCAAATGTTTGAACAAGAATTCATTTTCAATTTCTTAAACAATGATGTCGCTTATGTACAAACCGCATTAACCATTATCCGATATCAGAACCAACCTAAAAAAGACCTGCAAGATTTTTGGACAAATAAGAAAGATGTAATGAGCAATCTATTGAACAAGAGGTTTACATTGCAAAATCAAGACATAGAATTTGCTTTTTTCAAAGAATTAGTATTCAAATTAGAGAAAGAAAATATTACAACTGCTGCTTATCGCAAAGCAAAGAACAAAGAAGAATGGTTAAAAAATCTTTATGTTCATTTTCAGAAGGATAGAGACAAATGGCTGCGTACTTTATCAACAAAACCTGAAAAGTTTGAAAAGATTAATTCTCCAATGATTAGCTTTCTTCAAGAATTGCTCCCATATATGGATAAAATCAAAGCCAAAAAGGACTTCATCGATGCTCAGTTAAATGTATGGATACCCATCTATACAGAACTAAAATACCAAACACAGCCAAGCAATTTTATTCCTGATGCTAACTCAACATTACGACTTACATACGGTTACATCCGCAGATATACCCCAAATGACGGTGAAATTGATTACCCCTTTACATCCGCAGAAGGCATCCAACAAAAATACAATAGTGGCAACCCCGATTATTACCTGCCTGACAACCTGAGGACCTTCTTTGACCAAAGACAATATCCTGAAATATTAGTAGATAAGAAAAGCGGTAAACCCGTAGTTTGCATGCTTTACAATCTCGACACTACCGGGGGGAATTCAGGCAGCCCGATTTTAGACAAAGATGGCAATTTGGTAGGTGTGAATTTTGACAGAACCTACACTGCAACAATCAATGATTATGCTTGGAATGAGAATTACAGTCGCTCTGTGGGAGTGGACATCCGTTATGTTATTTATATAATGAAATATCTTTCGGGTGCTGACCATATTTTACAAGAAATGGGTGTAAATATTTGA
- a CDS encoding acetyl-CoA carboxylase carboxyltransferase subunit alpha gives MNYLDFEKPVEDLCEQLDKVKETHSHGKVDMTDTIAQLEKKIDELKKEVYGNLSNWQRVQLSRHPDRPYTLDYIQNIAPDFIELHGDRVVNDDKAIVGGFGTIDGQTFMIIGQQKGRNTKERQYRNFGMANPDGYRKALRLMKLAEKFNKPILTLIDTPGASPGLEAEERGQGEAIAKNLMEMAVLKTPVICVVIGEGASGGALGIGVGDKVMMMEYSWYSVISPENCSSILWRSWDYKEKAADALKLTPQDMLTNKLIDGIIEEPLGGAHYNPQEAAEILKREIKRLYKSLKDIPADKIIESRIAKFSEMGAYKLEAESQS, from the coding sequence ATGAATTACCTTGATTTTGAAAAACCGGTTGAAGACCTTTGTGAGCAGTTAGACAAAGTGAAAGAAACCCATTCTCATGGCAAAGTTGACATGACAGACACCATTGCTCAATTAGAAAAGAAAATTGATGAGCTAAAGAAAGAGGTTTACGGCAACCTGTCCAACTGGCAACGTGTCCAACTGTCCAGACACCCCGACAGACCATATACTTTAGATTATATCCAAAATATTGCACCTGACTTTATTGAATTACATGGAGACAGAGTTGTAAATGACGACAAAGCCATTGTGGGTGGTTTTGGCACTATTGACGGACAAACCTTCATGATTATCGGTCAGCAAAAAGGTCGCAACACCAAAGAACGTCAATACCGAAACTTTGGGATGGCTAATCCTGACGGATATAGAAAGGCTCTTAGACTCATGAAACTGGCTGAAAAATTCAACAAGCCAATCCTTACTCTGATTGACACACCCGGAGCTTCACCCGGATTAGAAGCGGAAGAAAGAGGGCAAGGCGAAGCTATAGCCAAAAATTTAATGGAAATGGCGGTTCTCAAAACCCCTGTGATATGTGTAGTTATTGGAGAGGGTGCTTCGGGAGGTGCTTTGGGAATTGGGGTAGGCGACAAAGTGATGATGATGGAATATTCATGGTATTCTGTAATTTCACCCGAAAACTGTTCTTCCATTTTATGGAGAAGCTGGGATTACAAAGAAAAAGCAGCCGATGCACTTAAACTCACCCCGCAAGATATGTTAACAAACAAACTCATTGACGGCATCATTGAAGAACCCTTGGGTGGCGCTCATTACAATCCTCAGGAGGCTGCCGAAATCTTAAAAAGAGAAATTAAAAGGCTATATAAATCTTTGAAAGACATACCTGCGGACAAAATTATAGAAAGTAGAATTGCAAAATTCTCAGAAATGGGAGCTTATAAATTAGAAGCAGAATCTCAATCCTAA